One stretch of Rosistilla oblonga DNA includes these proteins:
- a CDS encoding helix-turn-helix domain-containing protein — MADSVFPMDPSKLQTLMLDGSLIVALNETHSALQRVEARLKHVASEDDSGPEWLTVDEVAERLGRKPFTIREWCRRHRVNACKAGRRGGFGDWRIHRNEITRYRNEGLL, encoded by the coding sequence ATGGCCGACTCGGTATTCCCGATGGACCCGTCTAAGCTGCAAACGTTGATGTTGGATGGTTCGTTGATTGTAGCTTTGAACGAAACTCATTCTGCGTTGCAGCGGGTTGAAGCAAGGCTGAAGCACGTAGCAAGCGAGGATGACAGTGGGCCGGAATGGTTGACTGTGGATGAGGTTGCGGAACGATTGGGACGGAAGCCGTTTACCATTAGAGAGTGGTGTCGCCGCCATCGGGTCAACGCCTGCAAGGCTGGGCGACGCGGTGGTTTCGGTGATTGGCGAATTCATCGTAACGAAATTACTCGATACAGGAACGAAGGACTGCTTTAG
- a CDS encoding 5-methylcytosine restriction system specificity protein McrC, with protein sequence MNPVPATSIPIQNVYYLLAYAWDHFRTGDEVDIDQSQCPDAHNLLAMLLCGGIRRLATKGMDKDYRQFTETTPRLRGRVDVLASHRRMTHVSGKMICEFDELTADTLPNQVLKATCRRLNRFSMHLSKDNRKQVRHCLDLLADISDIRLASRAFHRVQLHRNNRHYRLLMHVCQMLHSLFLPDQQSGTHRFRDVLAEETVMHRVFESFVRQFAVKHCPDAKVSAMKIAWHGEWEDDVNSVLPTMLTDVTLSRPTRKTILDCKFYKEALVTRHNRHRLHSSHLYQLMAYLNNKSIDEGWETVDGILLYPAVNHHLDLSFSLLSHDIAIRSIDLDQNWPLIHQRLLDVLS encoded by the coding sequence ATGAATCCAGTGCCAGCAACCAGCATCCCCATCCAGAACGTCTACTACCTTCTCGCCTACGCGTGGGATCATTTCCGCACGGGTGACGAAGTGGATATCGACCAATCCCAGTGTCCCGACGCCCACAATCTGCTCGCGATGCTGCTTTGTGGTGGGATTCGGCGGCTGGCAACGAAGGGGATGGATAAAGACTATCGCCAATTCACCGAAACGACGCCACGTTTACGAGGTCGCGTGGACGTACTGGCAAGTCATCGTCGGATGACGCACGTATCAGGGAAAATGATTTGCGAGTTCGACGAACTGACCGCAGACACGTTACCGAACCAGGTTCTCAAAGCCACTTGTCGCCGGCTGAATCGGTTCTCGATGCATCTGAGCAAAGACAATCGCAAACAAGTTCGACATTGTCTTGACCTATTGGCCGATATCAGCGACATCCGGCTTGCGAGTCGGGCTTTTCATCGGGTTCAGTTGCATCGCAACAATCGCCACTATCGACTGCTGATGCACGTTTGCCAAATGCTTCACAGTCTGTTTCTTCCGGACCAGCAATCGGGAACGCACCGCTTCCGCGACGTACTAGCTGAAGAAACCGTGATGCACCGTGTCTTTGAGTCGTTTGTCCGGCAATTTGCTGTGAAGCATTGCCCAGATGCGAAAGTATCAGCCATGAAGATCGCCTGGCACGGCGAATGGGAGGACGACGTCAACTCAGTGCTACCGACAATGCTCACCGACGTGACGCTGAGCCGACCGACCCGGAAGACCATCCTCGACTGCAAATTTTATAAGGAAGCGTTGGTCACACGTCACAATCGCCACCGACTCCATTCATCGCATCTCTATCAGCTGATGGCTTATCTTAACAACAAATCAATCGACGAAGGATGGGAAACCGTCGACGGCATCTTGCTTTACCCCGCCGTGAACCATCACCTCGATCTATCGTTCTCGCTACTTTCCCACGACATCGCGATCCGCAGCATCGACCTTGACCAAAACTGGCCGTTAATTCACCAGCGTTTGCTGGACGTCTTGAGCTGA